A window from Salminus brasiliensis chromosome 7, fSalBra1.hap2, whole genome shotgun sequence encodes these proteins:
- the b3galt1a gene encoding beta-1,3-galactosyltransferase 1: MTTCGEMPSKVSCLYLLTVLCWASALWYLSGSRPSSTYVGQMSIPIRKQLPRILKNMTFSNIRTRTLNPHSFRFLINEPSKCEGAPPFLLILISTNHKEFDARQAIRETWGDESMYGDIRIVTLFLLGHNSEPVLNQMVEQESQIFHDIIVEDFEDSYHNLTLKTLMGMRWVSSFCPNAQYVMKTDSDIFVNMDNLVLNLLRPNAKPRQRFFTGHVINGGPIRDTRSKWYMSREMYPESKYPPFCSGTGYVFSGDMAELIFKTSLHTRLIHLEDVYVGLCLRKLGVHPIQNSGFNHWKMSYSLCRYRRVVTVHQISPEEMHRIWNDMSSKKHLKC, encoded by the coding sequence ATGACCACGTGCGGCGAGATGCCCTCGAAGGTGTCCTGTCTGTACCTGCTCACTGTGCTCTGCTGGGCCAGCGCTCTGTGGTACCTCAGTGGCTCGCGACCTTCCAGCACCTACGTTGGCCAGATGTCCATCCCCATCCGCAAGCAGTTGCCCAGGATCCTAAAGAACATGACCTTCAGCAACATCCGCACGCGCACCCTCAACCCGCACAGCTTCCGCTTCCTCATCAATGAGCCAAGCAAATGCGAGGGCGCCCCGCccttcctcctcatcctcatcagcACCAACCACAAGGAGTTCGATGCCCGGCAGGCGATCCGGGAGACGTGGGGTGACGAGAGCATGTACGGCGACATTCGCATCGTCACACTCTTCCTTCTCGGCCACAATTCCGAGCCTGTGCTCAACCAGATGGTGGAGCAGGAGAGCCAGATTTTCCACGACATCATTGTAGAGGACTTTGAGGACTCCTACCACAACCTGACCCTGAAGACCCTGATGGGAATGCGCTGGGTCTCCTCCTTCTGTCCCAACGCCCAGTACGTCATGAAGACTGACAGCGACATCTTCGTCAACATGGACAATCTGGTTTTGAACCTTCTGAGACCCAACGCTAAACCCAGGCAGCGCTTCTTCACTGGGCACGTCATAAACGGAGGGCCCATCCGAGACACTCGCAGCAAGTGGTACATGTCCAGGGAGATGTACCCTGAAAGCAAGTACCCCCCTTTCTGCTCCGGGACTGGGTATGTGTTCTCAGGGGACATGGCGGAGTTGATTTTTAAGACTTCCCTGCACACTCGCCTCATTCACCTCGAGGACGTGTACGTGGGCTTGTGCTTGCGCAAGCTGGGGGTTCACCCCATCCAGAACAGTGGCTTCAACCACTGGAAGATGAGCTACAGCCTCTGCCGCTATCGCAGGGTGGTCACTGTGCACCAAATCTCACCGGAGGAGATGCACAGGATATGGAACGACATGTCTAGCAAGAAGCATCTCAAGTGCTAA